The sequence below is a genomic window from Halomonas halophila.
TCTCCGGATGGCGGGGAGGCCAGTCTGCGTCGTGCCGGCGCGGCGGTATTGAAGGAAAGTGCGCTGACGAATGTAAGGCCGGCGGCCTCAGGCGCCGCGATAGCGCCCCGGCGTGATCGCCACGCGGGCCTTGAAGGCGCGCTGGAAGTGGCCCTGGTCGGCGAACCCCAGCTCCTGGGCGAGATCGGCCAGCCCGGCGCCCTGGCGCAGGCGGCGGCGGGCCTGCTGGATGCGGCGGTCGAGCAGCCAGGCGTGGGGCGTCAGGCCGGTGTCGCGGCGGAACAGCCGGATCACCTGATAGCGGCTCAGGCCGTGGTCCCGGGCCAGCGCCTCGAGCGACGGCGGCCGCTCGAAGCGTTCGAGCAGGTGCCGCTGGAGATTGGCCAGGGCGGATGAGTCCGGTCGACGAACGGCCAGGGGCTCGCCGCGACACCACAGGCGTTGGGCGAGGAATTCGATCAGCCCGGCCTCCTTGTCGGCCGCCGGGGCCGGGGAGAACAGCAGCGCATTGATCCGGCAGAAGGCCCGATAAGGGGCGGGGTCGCGGGCGATGAAGACCGTCGATGGCAGGGCCCGATCGATGTCGCGTCCGGCTGCGGCCTCAGCCAGCATGTCTCTGGCCCAGGCCGGGTCCAGATGCAGCATCTGATAGCTCCAGCGGCCTTCCGGCAGCGGATTGCAGTCATGCACGACGCCCGCCGGCACGCTGACCAGGCAGCCCGGCGTCAGGCGCTCGCGGCGGCGCTGGCAATGGAAGCGGCTCTGGCCGCGGTCGACCACGCCGATCGACAGGGTGGGATGGCTGTGGGGCCGGTAGCAGGCGCGGCTGTCGCTGGCCCGCCGGCTCTCGACGAAGGGCAGCGCCGGGTCGTGCCAGAACTGGGTCATGGTCGGGCTTCCTGAGCGTGGCGGCCGAGTCGTCGGCAGGGTAGCACGGACCCGCGATCGCGGCGGGACCTCATCCGCCCCAACGACGACGGCACCGCCATGGCGGTGCCGTCGTGTTCGTGGTGGCGGTGTGTCGACAGCCTCGACAGCCTAGCGATAGGTGGCGTCGAAGCGCTGGCGCAGCTCGTTCTTCTGCACCTTGCCCATGGTGTTGCGCGGCAGGGCGTCGATGAAGAACACCCGCTTGGGCTGTTTGTACTTGGCCAGCCGGCCCTGCAGGTGGGCGATCACCTGGGCCTCGTCGAGCTTGGCGCCGGGCTGGCACACCACCGTCGCGGTGACGCCCTCGCCGAAGTCCGGGTGGGGCAGGCCGATCACGGCGGATTCCAGCACCTCGTCCATCTCGTCGATGACCTGCTCCACCTCCTTGGGATAGACGTTGTAGCCGCCGGAGATCACCAGGTCCTTGTCACGGCCGACGATCTGCACGTAGCCGCGTTCGTCGCGGGTGACCAGGTCGCCGGTGATGAAGAAGCCATCCTCGAGCAGCTCCTCCTTGGTCTTCTCCGGCTTGCGCCAGTAGCCGATGAAGACGTTGGGGCCGCGCACCTGGAGCAGGCCGATCTCGCCGTCGGGGACCTCCTTGCCGCTGTCGCGGTCGACGATGCGGATCTCCACCCCGGGCAGCGGCATGCCCACGGTGCCGGCGCGGCGGTCGCCGTCGTAGGGGTTGGAGAGGTTCATGTTGGTCTCGGTCATGCCGTAGCGCTCGAGGATGGCGTGGCCGGTCTTCTCGGCGAACAGCTCGTGGGTCTCGGCGGTCAGCGGCGCCGAGCCGGAGACGAACAGGCGCATGTTGGCGGTGACCTCGGGGGTGAGGCGATCGTCGGCCACCAGCCGGGTGTAGAAGGTCGGCACGCCCATCATCACCGTGCCGCGGGGCAGCTCCTCGAAGATCACGTCGGCGTCGAACCTGGGCAGGAACAGCAGGCTGGAGCCGGCCATCAGGGTGACGTTGCAGGCCACGAACAGGCCGTGGGTGTGGAAGATCGGCAGCGCATGGATCAGCCGGTCCTCGGGGGTGAAGCGCCAGGCCTCGACCAGCGCCGCGGCGTTGGAGCCGAGGTTGCGGTGGGTGAGCATCGCGCCCTTGGAGCGGCCAGTGGTGCCGGAGGTGTAGAGGATCGCCGCCAGGTCGTCGTCCGTGCGCGGCACGGCGTCGTCGAAGGCGGTGGCGGCCGCGGCGCGCTCCATCAGCGAGCCGTCGGCGGCGGTGCCGAGAGTCTCGACCGCCGGGCAGCCGGTCTCGGCGGCCAGTGCGCGGGCTTCCTCGAGCACCGCCGGGCGGCACACGAACAGCGCCGGTTCGGCGTCGCTCAGGAAGTAGCGGATCTCGTCGCCAGTGTAGCCGGTGTTGAGCGGCAGGTAGACGGCGCCGGCGCGCAGCGTGGCCAAGTAGAGCAGGATCGCCTCGGGGCTCTTGTCGACCTGCACCGCGACCCGGTCGCCGGGCGAGACGCCGAGCGCGACCAGGGCGCCGGCCAGCCTGGCGCTCTCGGCCAGGGCGTCGGCGTGGGAGTAGCGGCGGCCGTCGCGGGT
It includes:
- a CDS encoding AraC family transcriptional regulator gives rise to the protein MTQFWHDPALPFVESRRASDSRACYRPHSHPTLSIGVVDRGQSRFHCQRRRERLTPGCLVSVPAGVVHDCNPLPEGRWSYQMLHLDPAWARDMLAEAAAGRDIDRALPSTVFIARDPAPYRAFCRINALLFSPAPAADKEAGLIEFLAQRLWCRGEPLAVRRPDSSALANLQRHLLERFERPPSLEALARDHGLSRYQVIRLFRRDTGLTPHAWLLDRRIQQARRRLRQGAGLADLAQELGFADQGHFQRAFKARVAITPGRYRGA
- a CDS encoding malonate--CoA ligase, which gives rise to MTDNNNLFKTFAARMQARGDADFITTRDGRRYSHADALAESARLAGALVALGVSPGDRVAVQVDKSPEAILLYLATLRAGAVYLPLNTGYTGDEIRYFLSDAEPALFVCRPAVLEEARALAAETGCPAVETLGTAADGSLMERAAAATAFDDAVPRTDDDLAAILYTSGTTGRSKGAMLTHRNLGSNAAALVEAWRFTPEDRLIHALPIFHTHGLFVACNVTLMAGSSLLFLPRFDADVIFEELPRGTVMMGVPTFYTRLVADDRLTPEVTANMRLFVSGSAPLTAETHELFAEKTGHAILERYGMTETNMNLSNPYDGDRRAGTVGMPLPGVEIRIVDRDSGKEVPDGEIGLLQVRGPNVFIGYWRKPEKTKEELLEDGFFITGDLVTRDERGYVQIVGRDKDLVISGGYNVYPKEVEQVIDEMDEVLESAVIGLPHPDFGEGVTATVVCQPGAKLDEAQVIAHLQGRLAKYKQPKRVFFIDALPRNTMGKVQKNELRQRFDATYR